The Cydia amplana chromosome 11, ilCydAmpl1.1, whole genome shotgun sequence genome includes a region encoding these proteins:
- the LOC134652007 gene encoding uncharacterized protein LOC134652007 — protein sequence MSEFSLSKLWVREEAAMDSCYKLYTWINHTLLMLLIQIFWKMSQISDYFKEKSVEDSKKETIFTVAPLTKESKFRRHIRSMSDVQSSTPYKLAFRSRQGSTHTLMYDSDTRARRIRSYNLHKQQESSDSSDYVEPRKLRSIEHNILKHTDSMRIL from the exons ATGAGTGAGTTTTCGTTGTCTAAGCTGTGGGTGCGCGAGGAAGCCGCCATGGACAGCTGCTATAAGCTTTACACTTGGATCAACCACACGTTGCTGATGCTGCTGATCCAGATCTTCTGGAAGATGAGCCAGATATCGGACTATTTCAAAGAAAA GTCCGTAGAAGACTCGAAGAAAGAAACAATATTCACAGTCGCACCGCTCACAAAGGAGTCCAAATTCAGACGGCACATAAGGTCCATGTCGGACGTCCAGAGTAGCACACCCTACAAACTAGCCTTCAGGTCAAGACAGGGCAGCACGCACACGCTCATGTACGATTCCGACACGAGAGCGAGACGGATCCGGTCCTACAACCTCCACAAACAACAGGAGTCCTCCGATTCTAGCGACTACGTGGAACCGAGAAAACTCCGAAGCATAGAACACAACATACTTAAGCACACAGATTCCATGAGAATCCTATAG